Part of the Erwinia amylovora genome is shown below.
CCATATCGGCGATCGGCATCATTTTGTCAAAAACGTAAGCAATGCCGACCGCCAGCGTTGGTGCTCCCCCGGCACGGTTAAGCACCGAAGGCTCCCCGATGTCTTTAGCGGTTTGCATGATCTGTTCAGGACTGATGACAAAGCCCCAGGAACTGACGGTCGCCGCAGCCTGGGCGGTGACCTGCTGGAGCTGCGCCATAATCAGCGGTGCACCAGCCCCACCCAACTGGTGCAGGTTCGGCATGGTAATTCCCAACCCGGCGGGAGGCGTGTTCATGGCAAAGTAAAGCCCTGGCTCGATAATCGAAGCGGCCACCAGCGCCATTACCGCGACGAAGGATTCCATCAGCATGGCACCGTAGCCGATAAAGCGCGCATCGCTTTCACAAGCCAGCAGCTTCGGCGTGGTGCCGGAGGCAATCAGGGCGTGGAAACCGGAGACCGCGCCGCAGGCGATAGTGATAAACAGGAACGGGAACAGCGCGCCTTTCCATAGCGGCCCTGACCCATCGATAAAAGGAGTCAGCGCTGGCATCTTCAGCTGCGGATTCAGGATGATGATGCCGACCGCCAGGCCGACGATAACGCCAATTTTCAGGAAAGTCGCCAGATAGTCACGCGGGGCGAGGATTAACCACACCGGCAGCAGTGCAGAAACAAACGCGTAGCCGATCAGGGTGAAGGTAATCGTGGTGTCTTTAAAGGTCAGCGCCGGTCCCCAGTAAGCATCTTGCGCAATCACGCCGCCAAACCAGATGCTGGCGATCAGCAGTAACACGCCAATCAGTGCAATTTCGCCCACGCGTCCGGGGCGGATAAAGCGCATATAAATGCCCATAAACAGGGCTATCGGCAGCGTTGAGCACACGGTAAATACGCCCCACGGACTTTCCGCCAACGCCTTCACGACAATCAGCGCCAGCACCGCGAGGATAATAATCATGATCAGGAAGCAGCCGAACAGCGCGACACTACCGGGTATGGCGCCCATCTCATTTTTGATTATCTCGCCGAGCGATGCGCCATTGCGGCGAGAAGAGATAAACAGCACCATAAAATCCTGTACTGCCCCGGCCAGCACCACGCCAGCCAGCAGCCACAGTACGCCGGGCAGGTAACCCATCTGTGCCGCCAGTACCGGG
Proteins encoded:
- a CDS encoding carbon starvation CstA family protein, with product MHKNKILKHIPWMIVGIIAACCLAVVALRRGEHISALWIVVASVSVYLVAYRYYSLFIAQRVMKLDASRATPAVVNNDGLNYVPTHRNVLFGHHFAAIAGAGPLVGPVLAAQMGYLPGVLWLLAGVVLAGAVQDFMVLFISSRRNGASLGEIIKNEMGAIPGSVALFGCFLIMIIILAVLALIVVKALAESPWGVFTVCSTLPIALFMGIYMRFIRPGRVGEIALIGVLLLIASIWFGGVIAQDAYWGPALTFKDTTITFTLIGYAFVSALLPVWLILAPRDYLATFLKIGVIVGLAVGIIILNPQLKMPALTPFIDGSGPLWKGALFPFLFITIACGAVSGFHALIASGTTPKLLACESDARFIGYGAMLMESFVAVMALVAASIIEPGLYFAMNTPPAGLGITMPNLHQLGGAGAPLIMAQLQQVTAQAAATVSSWGFVISPEQIMQTAKDIGEPSVLNRAGGAPTLAVGIAYVFDKMMPIADMGFWYHFGILFEALFILTALDAGTRSGRFMLQDLLGHFLPFLKKTDSLLAGVVSTAGCVGLWGYLLYQGVVDPLGGVKSLWPLFGISNQMLAAVALVLATVVLIKMKRMRYIWVTVIPAVWLLICTTWALGLKLFSQNPQMEGFFYMAGEYRAKVAAGGANHSAREIADMHHIVVNNYTNAGLSILFLVVVYSILFYGIKAWLRARQIDQRTDTETACVAVPEEGVELSSGH